From Pseudoliparis swirei isolate HS2019 ecotype Mariana Trench unplaced genomic scaffold, NWPU_hadal_v1 hadal_82, whole genome shotgun sequence:
AATGAAACTCCTCAGACATGTCAACGTTTAAGAAGCCAGACGagtaaaagacacacacacacacacacccttaccCTGACCTCCACGTCCACACGGCGGCTCAGCAGCAGCTCCCTCAGCAAGGACACGGCGTCACACTGCCACCGCCCCCCCACCTGGGGACACGGCTGCTTTAGGAGGcatcatggacacacacacagagacacacacacacacacacacagagagacacacacacagagacacacacacactcttacggGCTGGATGCCGTGCAGCTGGCAGGACACACTCAGCTGGGGCGTGTCGTCACACAGCAGGGTGGGGTACACATGGACCACCGGGATGTTCTCCACCAGGCCAGAGTCCACGTACTGcacctggagggagagagacatatatatatatacactgagaGTCCAGGTCAGGCGTCGGGGGTCTCCAGAGGCTGACCTTCACGTGGCcccccagcagctccagcagctgtCCTCGGTACCACAGCATGTCGGGCCCCCTGACGGCGAggccctgcaccgtcctccagGTGTAGGGCCTCTGGCGGGGCAGCGTCTTCATGCTCTGCTGGAGGCGTTCCCCGAGGCGCCGCCAGACGGCCTCTGCACACACAGCGGCGGCTGAATGGAACCGGTGCCGCACTCGCAACCTTCCTCAGGACCTACCGGCATCCGGCGTGCGGGCGTAGACGAGGCCGTCCTCTCCCACGGCGGTGACCCTCACGCTGACGGCGCCGAGGCCCGGCAGAGAGGGGGGGCGGTACGGCCCGGTCTCCACCTGCCTCACACACCGTGGACCCGTCAT
This genomic window contains:
- the LOC130191486 gene encoding RING finger protein 17-like is translated as MRCDHGNQVKLHVSDLRPLPTSLRGSLALECTLTDIRPAGGRPTWSATACDLISFYLTGASAVLTIKELTEERPVPVTLLRSNETGKLVSMADFLVSEGLGLRERKPRVVVVQESKGPEASPGTRSAGSDGEPVPLGSLAPRPRPAPCTITSAEKVETGPYRPPSLPGLGAVSVRVTAVGEDGLVYARTPDAAAAVCAEAVWRRLGERLQQSMKTLPRQRPYTWRTVQGLAVRGPDMLWYRGQLLELLGGHVKVQYVDSGLVENIPVVHVYPTLLCDDTPQLSVSCQLHGIQPVGGRWQCDAVSLLRELLLSRRVDVEVR